In a single window of the Streptococcus ilei genome:
- a CDS encoding YfhO family protein, whose amino-acid sequence MKFKNYLSHPIIFYFTAFLLPFTILFFVYLSQGIYWGSETSPLLGDGFHQYVIFDVTLRNILHGTDSLFYSFTSGLGLNFYALSSYYLGSFLSPFVFFFDSLSMVDSVYLFTLIKIGLIGLSTYHSIKGIYPQLQKFLILSLSTSFALMSFSISQIEIKTWLDVFILAPLILLGLHRLMTQKKRVLYFTSLTILFIQNYYFGFMMAIFLTLWYCTQLSWNLKKRISSFLDFTIVSISAGITSLIMIYPTLLDLRTHGENFTKITRTFTENSWYLDVFAKNLIGSFDTTKYGAIPMIYVGLFPFLLAFLFFFVKSIRFHVKLAYLTLLVILIASFYLQALDLFWQGMHAPNMFLHRYAWLFSLTILFMAAEVLNRIKEINWQRLCLAFSLVSIGFILTFIFRKHYHFLTSSHYVLTLEFLLVFFTVTLAFTVRKLSYTIFSAVILFFCLFEISINSYYQMDGIANEWVFAARSSYQGKIPAIDKLTSSLRDDQDFYRTEILQPQTGNDSMKYNFRGISQFSSVRNTDTSSTLDKLGFKSDGTNLNLRYQNNTLLMDSLFGIKYNITDRNPQKFAFHKLETQGNQTLYQNEKALSLAFLTASPYKDIQFSNLTLDNQKNFLNHLTGQSLTFYQRLYPLKTSSDNPSQGPQKAKVEADSFLTYASIEYELYVQNDSQLYVNLPSLEFENEDYTDVEIITNGQVNRYTTDNVFPFFTIGHFKAGETVKIRIAFPENSTVTFQNPEFFALNLQAYQEAFETLHQQEVHVQTKGNTVTADFTADHHTSLFFTLPYDKGWTATMDDQPVPIRRAQKGFMAVDVPKGKGQVILQFIPHGLKEGTIAFLLGILSFAGYNAIRNRSQSSKNQ is encoded by the coding sequence ATGAAATTTAAAAACTATTTATCACACCCCATCATATTTTACTTTACAGCTTTTTTACTTCCCTTTACAATCTTATTTTTTGTCTACCTCAGTCAAGGTATTTATTGGGGTAGTGAGACTTCTCCTTTATTAGGCGATGGTTTTCATCAATACGTTATTTTCGACGTTACCTTACGAAATATTTTACACGGAACCGACAGCCTTTTTTACAGCTTTACAAGTGGACTAGGCTTAAATTTTTACGCTCTTTCTAGCTATTATTTGGGCAGTTTTTTATCTCCCTTTGTCTTCTTCTTTGACAGTTTATCCATGGTTGATTCCGTCTATCTCTTTACACTGATAAAAATAGGATTGATAGGGTTGTCAACTTATCACTCCATTAAAGGAATCTATCCTCAACTACAAAAATTCTTGATCCTTTCACTGTCAACTTCATTTGCTTTAATGAGTTTCTCTATCAGCCAGATTGAAATCAAAACCTGGCTCGATGTCTTTATTTTAGCTCCTCTCATTCTGTTAGGTTTACACCGTTTAATGACTCAGAAGAAGCGTGTCCTCTACTTTACAAGCTTGACTATCCTCTTCATCCAGAATTATTATTTTGGATTTATGATGGCTATTTTCTTAACTTTATGGTATTGTACGCAGCTTTCCTGGAACTTAAAAAAAAGAATATCTTCCTTTTTAGACTTTACAATTGTGTCAATTTCAGCTGGGATCACTAGCTTAATCATGATTTACCCCACTCTTTTAGATTTACGAACTCATGGGGAAAACTTTACTAAGATAACAAGAACCTTTACAGAAAATAGTTGGTACTTAGACGTCTTTGCAAAAAACTTAATTGGTAGCTTCGACACAACAAAGTATGGGGCTATCCCAATGATCTATGTTGGTCTGTTCCCGTTTTTACTTGCCTTTCTATTTTTCTTTGTCAAATCGATTCGGTTTCACGTGAAACTAGCCTATTTGACTTTATTAGTCATTCTTATTGCAAGTTTCTATTTACAAGCTTTAGATTTATTCTGGCAGGGGATGCATGCTCCCAATATGTTTCTTCACCGTTATGCCTGGCTATTTTCATTGACTATTTTGTTCATGGCAGCAGAAGTCCTCAATCGGATAAAAGAAATCAATTGGCAACGCCTATGTCTAGCTTTTAGTCTAGTTAGCATTGGATTTATTCTCACTTTTATCTTTCGCAAGCACTATCATTTCTTAACAAGCAGTCATTATGTATTGACACTAGAATTTCTTCTTGTATTTTTTACTGTGACACTTGCCTTTACAGTTCGTAAACTTTCTTATACAATTTTTTCTGCTGTGATTCTTTTCTTCTGTCTGTTTGAAATCAGTATCAACAGCTATTATCAGATGGATGGGATTGCAAATGAATGGGTATTTGCAGCTCGTTCTTCTTATCAAGGAAAGATTCCAGCAATTGATAAGTTGACATCAAGTTTACGGGATGATCAAGATTTTTACCGAACAGAGATTCTCCAGCCTCAAACAGGTAATGACAGTATGAAATACAATTTTAGAGGGATATCCCAATTTTCATCTGTCAGAAATACAGATACCAGTTCAACCTTGGACAAGCTTGGTTTTAAATCAGATGGAACGAACTTAAACTTACGCTATCAAAACAATACTTTACTAATGGACAGTCTGTTCGGGATCAAATACAATATTACAGATAGAAATCCTCAAAAGTTTGCTTTTCATAAATTGGAAACTCAAGGAAATCAAACCTTATATCAAAATGAAAAAGCTCTTTCACTAGCATTTCTAACAGCAAGTCCCTACAAGGATATCCAATTTTCTAATCTAACCTTGGATAACCAAAAGAATTTTCTCAATCATCTAACAGGCCAATCCTTGACCTTCTATCAGCGATTATATCCACTGAAAACTAGCTCAGACAATCCTTCTCAAGGACCTCAAAAGGCTAAAGTAGAAGCAGATAGTTTTCTAACTTATGCCAGTATCGAATATGAGCTCTACGTTCAAAATGATAGTCAACTTTATGTAAACCTTCCTTCTTTAGAATTTGAGAATGAAGATTATACCGACGTTGAAATCATCACGAATGGCCAAGTCAACCGCTATACAACAGACAATGTATTTCCCTTCTTCACCATTGGTCACTTTAAAGCAGGAGAAACTGTTAAGATTCGAATTGCCTTCCCTGAAAATTCGACAGTAACCTTCCAAAATCCAGAATTTTTTGCTTTGAACCTTCAAGCCTACCAGGAAGCCTTTGAAACTTTACACCAACAAGAAGTTCATGTGCAAACCAAAGGAAATACTGTCACTGCAGATTTTACAGCAGATCATCATACAAGTCTCTTTTTCACACTTCCTTATGATAAAGGGTGGACAGCGACGATGGATGACCAGCCTGTCCCTATTCGAAGAGCTCAAAAAGGATTCATGGCTGTTGATGTCCCTAAAGGAAAAGGACAGGTTATTCTACAGTTTATTCCACATGGGTTGAAAGAAGGAACCATCGCTTTTCTACTTGGAATTCTTTCCTTCGCTGGCTACAATGCTATTCGAAATAGATCTCAATCCTCAAAAAATCAGTAG